Proteins encoded together in one Mobula birostris isolate sMobBir1 chromosome 21, sMobBir1.hap1, whole genome shotgun sequence window:
- the emx2 gene encoding homeobox protein EMX2 isoform X1, translating into MFQPTPKRCFTIESLVAKDSPLPASRSEEPIRPAALSYANSSPVNPFLNGFPTSGRAIYSNPELVFADAVSHQTNSAVPVHPVPPHALAAHPLQSSHSPHPLFASQQRDPSSFYPWLIHRYRYLGHRFQGNETSPESFLLHNALARKPKRIRTAFSPSQLLRLEHAFEKNHYVVGAERKQLAHSLSLTETQVKVWFQNRRTKFKRQKLEEEGTDAQQKKKGTHHVNRWRLATKQASPEEIDVTSDD; encoded by the exons ATGTTTCAGCCTACACCTAAGCGATGTTTTACCATTGAATCTCTGGTAGCCAAGGACAGTCCCCTGCCTGCATCGAGATCAGAGGAACCTATAAGGCCAGCCGCCCTCAGCTATGCGAACTCTAGCCCCGTGAATCCATTCCTGAACGGCTTTCCTACCAGCGGCAGGGCGATCTACTCCAATCCGGAGCTGGTGTTCGCTGACGCGGTCTCTCACCAAACCAACTCGGCGGTACCGGTTCACCCAGTGCCTCCACATGCTTTAGCAGCTCACCCTCTGCAGTCGTCCCATTCTCCACATCCCTTATTTGCATCGCAACAAAGAGACCCTTCGAGTTTCTATCCATGGCTAATACACAGGTACAGATATCTGGGACACAGGTTTCAAG GGAACGAGACGAGCCCAGAGAGTTTTTTATTGCACAATGCACTCGCCAGAAAGCCCAAGCGCATCCGAACGGCCTTCTCGCCGTCTCAGTTGCTAAGGCTGGAGCACGCCTTCGAGAAAAATCACTATGTAGTGGGAGCAGAACGGAAACAACTGGCCCACAGTCTCAGTTTAACAGAAACTCAG GTAAAAGTATGGTTCCAGAACAGAAGAACGAAGTTCAAGCGGCAGAAGTTGGAAGAGGAGGGGACAGATGCACAGCAGAAGAAGAAGGGGACCCACCATGTCAATCGATGGAGACTTGCGACTAAACAGGCCAGTCCTGAGGAGATCGATGTCACCTCGGACGATTAG
- the emx2 gene encoding homeobox protein EMX2 isoform X2, translating to MFQPTPKRCFTIESLVAKDSPLPASRSEEPIRPAALSYANSSPVNPFLNGFPTSGRAIYSNPELVFADAVSHQTNSAVPVHPVPPHALAAHPLQSSHSPHPLFASQQRDPSSFYPWLIHRYRYLGHRFQGNETSPESFLLHNALARKPKRIRTAFSPSQLLRLEHAFEKNHYVVGAERKQLAHSLSLTETQFNSRARVHTQGMNDPCIN from the exons ATGTTTCAGCCTACACCTAAGCGATGTTTTACCATTGAATCTCTGGTAGCCAAGGACAGTCCCCTGCCTGCATCGAGATCAGAGGAACCTATAAGGCCAGCCGCCCTCAGCTATGCGAACTCTAGCCCCGTGAATCCATTCCTGAACGGCTTTCCTACCAGCGGCAGGGCGATCTACTCCAATCCGGAGCTGGTGTTCGCTGACGCGGTCTCTCACCAAACCAACTCGGCGGTACCGGTTCACCCAGTGCCTCCACATGCTTTAGCAGCTCACCCTCTGCAGTCGTCCCATTCTCCACATCCCTTATTTGCATCGCAACAAAGAGACCCTTCGAGTTTCTATCCATGGCTAATACACAGGTACAGATATCTGGGACACAGGTTTCAAG GGAACGAGACGAGCCCAGAGAGTTTTTTATTGCACAATGCACTCGCCAGAAAGCCCAAGCGCATCCGAACGGCCTTCTCGCCGTCTCAGTTGCTAAGGCTGGAGCACGCCTTCGAGAAAAATCACTATGTAGTGGGAGCAGAACGGAAACAACTGGCCCACAGTCTCAGTTTAACAGAAACTCAG TTTAATTCTAGGGCACGTGTACATACACAGGGCATGAATGATCCGTGCATCAATTAA